One genomic segment of Vicinamibacteria bacterium includes these proteins:
- a CDS encoding PAS domain S-box protein, which translates to MTRSLMGKPTTNDHSDELGTILDAAPFPLLISRLSDGEVLYANDRIAELVGLTARELVGNKTPDFYQSPADRKALLAELERAGRVTDYELRLRDKEGRERWALASVARARLRGEDVLVVGLNEITERKAAERALSDSERKFRGLVENANDIIFVLTPDGIMSYVSPNWPEVLGHDVSEIMGKSFAPFVHPDDRRACYDFLALVVRTGEKQSGIEYRVRHKDGSWRWHTSNASCLKNANGDVEWVLGIARDVTDKKKAQRALEKAHEKLRAAQAQLIEAEKIAALSSLVASITHEFNSPLGAINSVQNTLATAVARLAEDLNATELGHRENRVRSTLTAIEEADSIIRCGADRIMEIVRRLRGFVRLDEAELKPANLHEGIEDALALLHAELAGRVDVVRDYGDLPSVICHPADLNQVFLNLLKNASQAIAGRGTIAISTSVEGEMARLSFRDSGKGISEHRLKSIFDPVFSTKAERVGAGLGLAISSQIVKQHGGELTVDSRLGEGSVFTVRVPLRPQVTRLRSPSFSKSTGGDL; encoded by the coding sequence GTGACCCGGAGTCTGATGGGGAAGCCGACGACCAACGATCATTCGGATGAGCTCGGGACGATTCTGGACGCCGCCCCGTTCCCGCTCCTCATCAGCCGTCTATCCGACGGCGAGGTTCTCTACGCGAACGACCGTATTGCCGAGCTCGTGGGCTTGACGGCCCGCGAGCTCGTGGGGAACAAGACTCCGGATTTCTATCAGAGTCCGGCGGATCGGAAAGCGCTCCTTGCCGAGCTAGAACGGGCAGGGCGGGTGACCGACTACGAGCTACGCCTTCGAGACAAGGAGGGCCGGGAACGCTGGGCGCTTGCCTCGGTGGCCAGGGCAAGGCTCAGAGGCGAAGACGTCCTGGTGGTGGGTCTCAACGAGATCACCGAGAGGAAAGCGGCCGAGCGGGCGCTCTCGGACAGCGAGCGTAAATTCCGCGGTCTCGTGGAGAACGCCAATGACATCATTTTCGTGCTGACGCCCGACGGGATCATGAGCTACGTGTCGCCCAACTGGCCGGAAGTACTCGGCCATGACGTGTCGGAGATCATGGGCAAGAGCTTCGCGCCGTTCGTCCATCCCGACGACCGTCGAGCCTGTTACGATTTCCTCGCCCTCGTCGTCCGGACGGGAGAAAAGCAGAGCGGCATCGAGTACCGCGTTCGGCACAAGGACGGGAGCTGGCGATGGCACACCTCGAACGCGTCTTGCCTCAAGAACGCGAACGGAGACGTCGAGTGGGTTCTGGGCATCGCCCGGGACGTGACCGACAAGAAGAAGGCGCAACGGGCCCTCGAGAAAGCGCACGAGAAGCTCCGGGCAGCTCAGGCGCAGCTCATCGAGGCCGAGAAGATTGCCGCGCTCAGCAGCCTGGTGGCGAGCATCACGCATGAGTTCAATTCTCCGCTGGGAGCCATCAACAGCGTGCAGAACACCCTGGCGACCGCGGTGGCCAGGCTCGCGGAGGACTTGAATGCTACGGAGCTCGGCCATCGGGAGAATCGCGTTCGGTCGACGCTCACGGCGATCGAGGAGGCGGACTCCATCATCCGCTGCGGGGCGGATCGCATCATGGAAATCGTTCGGCGGCTGCGCGGCTTCGTTCGACTCGATGAAGCGGAGCTGAAGCCGGCGAATCTCCACGAAGGCATCGAAGATGCCCTGGCGCTACTGCACGCCGAGCTCGCGGGAAGGGTCGACGTGGTGCGCGACTACGGAGACCTTCCCTCCGTCATCTGTCATCCGGCTGACCTCAATCAGGTCTTCCTCAACCTGCTCAAAAACGCTTCTCAGGCCATCGCGGGCCGGGGCACGATCGCAATTAGTACGTCGGTGGAAGGCGAGATGGCTCGCCTTTCGTTCCGGGATAGCGGCAAGGGAATTAGCGAGCATCGGCTGAAGTCCATCTTCGATCCGGTATTCAGCACCAAAGCCGAACGAGTGGGTGCCGGGCTGGGGTTGGCCATATCGAGTCAAATCGTCAAACAGCACGGGGGCGAACTGACCGTCGACAGTCGTCTGGGCGAGGGCTCGGTCTTCACCGTCAGAGTTCCTTTGAGACCGCAGGTAACACGTTTACGGAGTCCGTCGTTTTCGAAGTCGACAGGAGGGGATCTATGA
- a CDS encoding gamma-glutamyltransferase — MRLMALLMTSLACLAADAQERETPVLETIRPFNSYGHVYDDQSIEAMRPRVMGSRGVISSGHYLATLAGMEAFRRGGNAFDAGVTAAMALKVTKMGYAGWTGVAPLILYSSRDREVLTRVGAGTTPAKATLAHFQEHGKTAINTALIPADVDVWLAALDRYGTFSFEEAVQPALEIAESGYHLYKHQKGLLDTQQEEITAFPYNVQFWFPNGVGHQRLGDRMKNGDLGKLIRTMMKAEEKALADGASRSEGIRAARDAFYQGDPARAVEDFFSR; from the coding sequence ATGAGGCTGATGGCTCTGCTCATGACGAGTCTGGCGTGTTTAGCCGCCGATGCGCAGGAACGAGAAACCCCGGTTCTCGAGACGATTCGACCCTTCAACTCCTACGGGCATGTGTACGACGACCAGAGTATCGAAGCGATGCGACCTCGAGTGATGGGGAGCCGGGGGGTGATCTCGAGCGGGCATTACCTCGCGACACTCGCGGGCATGGAGGCCTTTCGCCGGGGCGGCAACGCCTTCGATGCCGGCGTCACCGCGGCCATGGCGCTCAAAGTCACCAAGATGGGCTACGCCGGCTGGACCGGAGTGGCGCCTCTCATTCTGTACAGCTCCAGGGACCGTGAGGTCTTGACCCGCGTCGGGGCGGGAACGACTCCGGCAAAGGCTACTCTCGCGCACTTTCAGGAGCATGGTAAGACGGCGATCAACACCGCCCTCATTCCCGCCGACGTCGACGTCTGGCTCGCCGCTCTCGACCGCTACGGCACATTCAGTTTCGAGGAAGCCGTTCAGCCCGCGCTCGAGATCGCCGAAAGCGGCTATCATCTCTACAAGCATCAAAAAGGGCTTCTCGACACTCAGCAGGAAGAGATCACCGCATTTCCCTACAACGTCCAGTTCTGGTTCCCAAACGGCGTCGGGCACCAGAGGCTGGGTGACCGAATGAAAAACGGCGACCTGGGAAAGCTCATCCGCACCATGATGAAAGCGGAAGAGAAGGCGCTTGCCGATGGAGCGTCACGCTCTGAGGGAATCCGAGCGGCGCGTGATGCCTTCTACCAGGGAGACCCTGCCCGGGCGGTGGAAGATTTCTTCTCCCG